The Nocardioides humi genome includes a region encoding these proteins:
- a CDS encoding TetR/AcrR family transcriptional regulator: protein MARPRTHTAELRERIMACALDTVAERGVAALALRDVAERAGTSTAAVYSLFGSKEALHRAVLIAAFTDFGAEQAAQPASDDPVADIAGLGARYVQWALDHPRLYEAMFTEGAAGLAPTPELDRARLQAIAGVSDAVRRALEAGAFRPADEVTVVTSLWAQVHGLAALTTAGQLPDEADPAAAAWAVIEGWLAP, encoded by the coding sequence ATGGCGCGACCTCGAACGCACACCGCGGAGCTGCGGGAGCGGATCATGGCGTGCGCCCTGGACACGGTGGCGGAGCGCGGGGTCGCCGCCCTGGCGCTGCGGGACGTCGCGGAGCGTGCGGGGACGTCCACGGCGGCGGTGTACTCCCTGTTCGGGAGCAAGGAGGCGCTGCATCGGGCGGTGCTGATCGCGGCGTTCACCGACTTCGGTGCCGAGCAGGCGGCGCAGCCCGCGAGCGACGACCCCGTCGCCGACATCGCCGGGCTCGGTGCGCGCTACGTCCAGTGGGCGCTGGACCACCCCCGTCTCTACGAGGCGATGTTCACCGAGGGTGCCGCCGGCCTCGCGCCGACGCCGGAGCTCGACCGGGCGCGGCTCCAGGCGATCGCCGGGGTGTCCGACGCCGTCCGCCGGGCGTTGGAGGCCGGTGCGTTCCGGCCCGCCGACGAGGTCACCGTCGTCACCTCGCTGTGGGCCCAGGTGCACGGCCTGGCGGCGCTGACGACCGCCGGACAGCTCCCCGACGAGGCCGATCCCGCCGCCGCCGCGTGGGCCGTGATCGAGGGCTGGCTGGCGCCATGA